In Sander vitreus isolate 19-12246 chromosome 12, sanVit1, whole genome shotgun sequence, the following proteins share a genomic window:
- the LOC144526505 gene encoding proenkephalin-A-like → MADPAHSSCVWMLLLGACVSLVVGTECGKECALCVYRLLGQQSGFSSLTCSLECNGGLDSQKLRLCQDFLLEEENHIPLNADPRQQQEQEAVGAITADDEDATLPEHQLAKKYGGFMKRYGGFMSRRSSSPEGVLEDPGNQDEEENVRLEILKILNAAAEHRGEGDGQGGEAVKRYGGFMRRAEGGAAQGDLLEAVLGRGLKKRYGGFMRRVGRPEWLVDSSKSGGVLKRAWENGSELQKRYGGFMD, encoded by the exons ATGGCTGACCCTGCACACAGCAGCTGCGTGTGGATGTTGCTGCTGGGCGCGTGTGTGTCGCTGGTGGTTGGAACGGAGTGCGGGAAGGagtgtgcactgtgtgtgtaCCGTCTGCTGGGACAGCAGTCTGGTTTCTCCTCCCTG ACATGCTCACTTGAGTGCAACGGTGGGCTGGACAGCCAGAAGCTGCGCCTGTGCCAGGACTTCCTTTTGGAGGAAGAAAATCACATTCCTCTGAATGCTGACCCCCGCCAACAGCAGGAACAGGAAGCAGTGGGCGCCATAACAGCTGACGATGAGGACGCAACATTACCGGAACACCAGCTGGCCAAGAAGTACGGCGGCTTCATGAAGCGCTACGGTGGTTTCATGTCTCGCCGCTCCTCCTCTCCAGAGGGGGTGCTAGAAGATCCTGGAAACCAGgatgaagaagaaaatgttCGCCTGGAGATCCTTAAAATTCTCAATGCAGCGGCTGAGCACCGTGGTGAGGGGGATGGTCAGGGAGGCGAGGCGGTAAAGCGGTACGGAGGCTTCATGCGTCGTGCTGAAGGAGGGGCTGCGCAGGGCGACCTGCTGGAGGCAGTGTTAGGCCGCGGGCTCAAGAAGCGCTACGGAGGGTTCATGAGGCGCGTGGGCAGGCCTGAGTGGCTGGTGGACAGCAGCAAGAGTGGGGGGGTGTTGAAACGGGCCTGGGAAAACGGCAGCGAGCTACAGAAGAGGTATGGGGGGTTCATGGACTAG